One Bacillota bacterium genomic window, GTCACGACCTCGCGGCCCACAGTTATTTCCTCGCATATGGCTGAGAACATTGGGGAAAAGTCTATCTTGCCCTCGCCTATGGAAACGGGGTAGGCCTCCGGGGCTCCCTGCGGGTCAAGCCCTTCAAGCAGTTCGCTCATCTGGATTGCAGCCTGCCCCTCGTACGTGCTATGGTGGCAGATACCTAGGAGCGCTGCAACAGCGTCGAAAAGACGCCCACAGCTGGAGGTTGGAATGGAGTTCTGGAGCGAGCGAGCCTCCCTGAAGAGGATATCCAGCTCCTTTCCACCGACGCTGCCGAACAACCGGCTGCCTATCTCGACCCCCGTCTCGCCCAGGGTTTGGTACAAGTAGCTCAATGCCATCCTCCAGGGCCACCTGATGCTTCCTTCTCCACCAAGCAGGGGGACGTATCGCTGGTGGTAGTGTCTCTGGAAATCCATGTGATCACCCGTTATGATCTCGAAACCCCATATGACACCGTCAAGACCAAACCCTGTGCCGTCCAGGATCACCCCGATGGCTGGCCCCTCATGCCCGTGTTCGGCCAGGCACGACGCAAAATGGGCGTGATGATGCTGGATCGCGTACTTCCAGGGCACCTTGAGGCCCTTAGCCAGTAACGCCGTATGGTAGGCGGGATGAAGGTCATGCCCCAGGACCTCTGGGGGACTGTCCAGGAGGCGCTCGAAGTGCCTGAGGGCTTCGAGGAAGAAGGCCTCGGACTCCATCGTGCCCATCTCTCCCAGGTGCTGGCTCATGAATGCCCTTTGGCCCTTGAGGATGCAGAAGGTGTTCTTCATGTCCCCTCCGACCCCCAAGACCGGTTTCTCTGTGGCAAATGACAGGTCAATGGCATCGGGCACGTAACCCCGGGAACGGCGAATGACCTGCACTCTCTTATTGATCACCCTTACGACGGAATCATCGCATCTTTGGACTATGTCACGGTTGTGCACGAGGAAGAGGTCGGCTATGCCTCTGAGTGTCTTGAGAGCCTCGTCATTCTCGGATATGAGGGGTTGATCCGATGGGTTGGCGCTTGTCAGGACCATTGCGTCAAAGGGACCCTGTAACAGGAGGAAATGCAGCGGGGTATAGGGGAGCATGACACCCAACGTTGCCATCCCGGGGTTCACACTCCGGGGCATGGGTGTGTCCCGCTTCATTCTCATCAGGGTGATAGGGGAGGCCGAAGACGCCAGGACATCCAGGTCGCCATCGTCTACTTCGCAGTACGTTGCTATGGTCTCTACTCCCCTGCACATTATGGCGAAAGGCTTGAACGGCCTTTGTTTTCTCACTCTCAGCCTGGCGATTACCGGCTCCTCAAGGACGCAGGCGAGATGGAACCCCCCCAGCCCCTTGACAGCCAGTATCTTGCCCTCTGCTAGTTTGTCCCAGCAAAAGGGCAGCCAATCACCGGGCTCGACAACGGGGGTCCCACTGTCGTCCAAAACCTGGATCCCTGGCCCGCACAGGGGGCAGGCAACCGGCTGCGCGTGAAACCGGCGGTCCCTTGGGTCTTCATATTCAGCGCGACAGCTTGGACACGGGGCAAATCCCCTCATCGATGTGTTAATGCGGTCATATGGGACATCCTGGATGATTGTGAATCGCGGGCCACAGTGCGTGCAGTTGGTGAATGGATACCCATAATGCCTATCGGTGGCGTTCAGGACGTCATGCAGGCACTCCCTGCAGGACGCCGCGTCCGCGGGGATAAGGGCGTCTCTCCTCCGGTGGGTCCGGCTTTGGATGATATCGAAGGAACCGAAGTCCTGGGGCACTATGGCCTCTTGGTGGACGGAATCAATCCTGGCCAAG contains:
- the hypF gene encoding carbamoyltransferase HypF; the protein is MVPVVGAAARGQEKEALRLRIQGIVQGVGFRPYVYGLAQELNLKGWVRNDTEGVLVEIEGDPSEIVSFCLRLTTDPPPLARIDSVHQEAIVPQDFGSFDIIQSRTHRRRDALIPADAASCRECLHDVLNATDRHYGYPFTNCTHCGPRFTIIQDVPYDRINTSMRGFAPCPSCRAEYEDPRDRRFHAQPVACPLCGPGIQVLDDSGTPVVEPGDWLPFCWDKLAEGKILAVKGLGGFHLACVLEEPVIARLRVRKQRPFKPFAIMCRGVETIATYCEVDDGDLDVLASSASPITLMRMKRDTPMPRSVNPGMATLGVMLPYTPLHFLLLQGPFDAMVLTSANPSDQPLISENDEALKTLRGIADLFLVHNRDIVQRCDDSVVRVINKRVQVIRRSRGYVPDAIDLSFATEKPVLGVGGDMKNTFCILKGQRAFMSQHLGEMGTMESEAFFLEALRHFERLLDSPPEVLGHDLHPAYHTALLAKGLKVPWKYAIQHHHAHFASCLAEHGHEGPAIGVILDGTGFGLDGVIWGFEIITGDHMDFQRHYHQRYVPLLGGEGSIRWPWRMALSYLYQTLGETGVEIGSRLFGSVGGKELDILFREARSLQNSIPTSSCGRLFDAVAALLGICHHSTYEGQAAIQMSELLEGLDPQGAPEAYPVSIGEGKIDFSPMFSAICEEITVGREVVTVVKRFHDTVVEAIAKAVDSVSYETFLETVALSGGVWQNPYLIKRATRSLTEQGMNVLVHDKVPTNDGGLALGQAVIAYRRWQEDVSRGSNAGKGDM